The Syngnathoides biaculeatus isolate LvHL_M chromosome 6, ASM1980259v1, whole genome shotgun sequence genome has a window encoding:
- the cep41 gene encoding centrosomal protein of 41 kDa → MSLYRGIGGDQYMRKRIPKNAKYQHIKTKLDTGVSLTKYLERLEEIKQHYKFNKGEIFKRFKVTTFAELVLQVASVSDLNECVSSDSFHGLHDGGSGDCSDMIMAKVKSDHANGMSDPKDAMQDQKHTQTVRSTLLSVINGVGELNMNNDKIQPSCAHTDVETEKPYPDCPYLLLDTRERDLYDQCHIITAHSFPIAMLSQTMNPYTKEVLEYKNAKDKIIIVYDEDERIASQAATSMCQRGFENLFLLSGGLKVVAQKFPEGMTTGPLPASCLPATVPPKWRKCAPPPPPPLMQVAGQRWRFTADELARIESQLENIAMMGSSRTSSRMSTCSSLSKASSVRSNRLASTASSVSSRDSGRVQRPWK, encoded by the exons atgtcgctctACAGAGGCATCGGTGGCGATCag TACATGAGGAAAAGGATACCAAAGAATGCCAAGTATCAGCACATCAAAACGAAACTGGACACAG GAGTTAGCCTCACCAAGTATTTGGAGCGCCTGGAGGAGATTAAACAAC ACTACAAGTTCAATAAAGGCGAAATCTTCAAGCGTTTTAAAGTGACAACATTCGCAGAGCTG GTACTTCAAGTAGCGTCAGTGTCGGACCTCAATGAATGTGTCAGCAGTGATTCATTTCACGGCCTTCACG ATGGCGGCAGCGGTGACTGCAGCGACATGATAATGGCCAAAGTGAAGTCGGATCACGCCAACGGCATGTCGGACCCCAAGGATGCAATGCAGGATCAGAAACACACTCAGACAGTGAGGTCCACATTGCTAag CGTAATCAACGGCGTTGGCGAGCTGAACATGAACAATGACAAAATACAGCCGTCCTGCGCTCACACAGACGTGGAGACTGAGAAGCCTTACCCGGATTGTCCCTACCTGCTGCTGGACACGCGTGAGCGTGACCTCTACGACCAGTGCCACATTATCACAG CTCACAGCTTTCCCATCGCAATGCTATCTCAGACCATGAACCCCTATACCAAGGAAGTGCTGGAATAT AAAAACGCCAAGGATAAGATCATCATCGTGTACGACGAGGACGAGCGTATCGCGAGCCAGGCGGCAACCAGCATGTGCCAGCGAGGCTTCGAGAACCTCTTCCTGCTCAGCGGAG GTCTCAAAGTGGTCGCTCAGAAGTTCCCAGAGGGCATGACGACGGGCCCCctgcctgcctcctgcttgCCCGCCACCGTCCCGCCCAAGTGGAGAAAGTgcgccccgccgccgccgccgccattgATGCAGGTGGCGGGGCAAAGATGGAGGTTCACTGCCGACGAGCTCGCCAGGATCGAAAGCCAGCTGGAGAACATCGCCATGATGGGCAGTA gTCGTACGTCCAGTCGCATGTCAACGTGCAGCAGTTTGTCCAAAGCGTCCAGCGTCCGCAGCAACCGCCTGGCGTCCACCGCGTCCTCCGTGTCCTCCAGAGACAGCGGACGAGTTCAGAGGCCTTGGAAGTGA